In one window of Microbacterium sp. PM5 DNA:
- a CDS encoding DHA2 family efflux MFS transporter permease subunit translates to MTEQRTRDVTAPAPTPERNPWPALWALVIGFFMILVDTTIVSVANPAIKAALDPSTNNLDNVVWVTSAYLLAYAVPLLITGRLGDRFGPKRIYLIGLAIFTLASLGCGLSGSLEMLIVFRAIQGLGAALMTPQTMAVITRTFPPQRRGAAMGLWGATSGVAMLVGPLAGGLLVDGLGWEWIFFVNLPVGVIGFVLAWMLVPNLETHPHRFDLVGVVLSAVGLFLIVFGLQEGEHFDWAAWVWTMIAGGVVVMALFIWQQAKTRSEPLVPLGLFRDRNFSVSNFTIATVGFTVTSMSLPLMFFVQLARGLTPTESALLLVPMAVAAGVLSPLTGRLLDRVDARVLLVPGLLLVAGSLFWYSSLMHADTPIWMFLLPSFLMGVGNSGMWGPLATTATRNLEPRQAGAGAGIYNTTRTIGSVLGSAAIAAFMQSRLEANLPGASNAGGDFGAGQLPAFVVDGFSNAMAQTILLPAIVLLIGVVAVLFMQRPPHLVKR, encoded by the coding sequence ATGACCGAACAACGCACGCGCGATGTGACCGCGCCCGCACCCACCCCCGAACGCAACCCGTGGCCCGCCCTCTGGGCGCTCGTCATCGGGTTCTTCATGATCCTGGTCGACACCACGATCGTCTCGGTGGCCAACCCCGCCATCAAGGCGGCCCTCGACCCGTCCACCAACAACCTCGACAACGTCGTGTGGGTCACGTCGGCCTACCTCCTGGCGTATGCCGTGCCCCTGCTGATCACCGGCCGTCTGGGTGATCGATTCGGACCGAAGCGCATCTACCTCATCGGCCTCGCGATCTTCACGCTCGCATCCCTGGGCTGTGGCCTGTCGGGATCCCTCGAGATGCTGATCGTCTTCCGCGCGATCCAGGGCCTGGGTGCCGCACTCATGACCCCGCAGACGATGGCCGTCATCACCCGCACCTTCCCGCCCCAGCGCCGCGGTGCCGCGATGGGCCTGTGGGGAGCGACCTCCGGGGTCGCCATGCTCGTCGGGCCGCTCGCCGGAGGCCTGCTCGTGGACGGCCTCGGCTGGGAGTGGATCTTCTTCGTCAACCTGCCCGTCGGTGTGATCGGCTTCGTCCTCGCGTGGATGCTCGTCCCGAACCTCGAGACGCACCCCCACCGCTTCGATCTGGTCGGGGTCGTCCTGAGCGCGGTCGGCCTGTTCCTCATCGTCTTCGGTCTGCAGGAGGGTGAGCACTTCGACTGGGCCGCCTGGGTCTGGACGATGATCGCGGGCGGCGTCGTGGTCATGGCGCTCTTCATCTGGCAGCAGGCGAAGACCCGCAGCGAGCCGCTCGTGCCGCTCGGTCTGTTCCGCGACCGCAACTTCTCGGTGTCGAACTTCACGATCGCCACGGTCGGCTTCACGGTGACGAGCATGTCGCTGCCGCTCATGTTCTTCGTGCAGCTGGCGCGCGGTCTCACGCCCACCGAGTCGGCGCTCCTGCTCGTGCCGATGGCCGTCGCCGCGGGTGTGCTCTCGCCGCTGACCGGCCGGCTGCTCGACCGGGTCGACGCCCGCGTCCTGCTGGTGCCGGGGCTGCTCCTGGTCGCCGGATCGCTCTTCTGGTACTCCTCGCTGATGCACGCCGACACTCCGATCTGGATGTTCCTGCTGCCCTCGTTCCTGATGGGCGTCGGAAACTCCGGCATGTGGGGGCCGCTGGCCACCACGGCGACCCGTAACCTCGAGCCGCGCCAGGCCGGCGCCGGCGCGGGCATCTACAACACGACGCGCACGATCGGTTCGGTGCTCGGCTCGGCGGCGATCGCCGCGTTCATGCAGTCGCGTCTCGAGGCGAACCTGCCGGGCGCCTCGAACGCCGGCGGCGACTTCGGTGCGGGACAGCTGCCCGCGTTCGTCGTCGACGGCTTCTCGAACGCCATGGCGCAGACGATCCTGCTGCCGGCGATCGTGCTGCTGATCGGCGTCGTCGCCGTGCTGTTCATGCAGCGCCCGCCGCACCTCGTCAAGCGCTGA
- the purD gene encoding phosphoribosylamine--glycine ligase — MRILVLGSGAREHAILLALKGEDAGHDLFAAPGNAGIAADATIVADLDANSPAAVTEYANDHDIDLVIIGPEAPLVAGVADALREHGVPVFGPGRAAAQLEGSKAFAKRIMDAAHVPTGRATRATTRAEVEAALDAYGAPHVVKADGLAAGKGVVVTDDREAALAHADTYLPTGPVLVEEFLSGPEVSLFFVSDGDTVRALSPAQDFKRAYDGDAGPNTGGMGAYSPLPWLSDDFGSEEAFVAEVTRTVAEPVIRTLDAEGTPFIGLLYAGLILTADGIKVIEFNARFGDPETQVVLARLTSPLSRLLMSAASGTLEDEPAPTFADTAAITVVLASEGYPEAPRTGRAITGLEAAASVPGVHLAHAATAVSGDELVATGGRVLNVVATGSSFGAARDQAYAALERIALEGSHYRRDIAARVALD; from the coding sequence GTGCGCATTCTCGTCCTCGGTTCCGGTGCCCGCGAGCACGCCATCCTCCTCGCTCTGAAGGGGGAGGACGCGGGGCACGATCTGTTCGCGGCCCCGGGCAACGCGGGCATCGCCGCGGACGCCACGATCGTTGCCGACCTCGATGCGAACAGCCCGGCCGCAGTGACCGAGTACGCCAACGACCACGACATCGACCTCGTGATCATCGGCCCCGAGGCGCCGCTGGTCGCGGGAGTCGCCGACGCCCTGCGGGAGCACGGCGTTCCGGTGTTCGGCCCCGGCAGGGCAGCCGCGCAGCTGGAGGGCTCGAAGGCGTTCGCGAAGCGGATCATGGATGCCGCCCACGTGCCCACGGGCCGGGCGACGCGCGCGACGACCCGCGCAGAGGTCGAAGCCGCCCTCGACGCCTACGGCGCGCCGCACGTCGTGAAGGCCGACGGGCTGGCCGCCGGGAAGGGGGTCGTCGTCACCGACGACCGCGAGGCGGCGCTCGCGCACGCGGACACCTACCTTCCCACCGGCCCCGTGCTGGTGGAGGAGTTCCTCTCCGGGCCGGAGGTGTCGCTCTTCTTCGTCAGCGACGGCGACACCGTGCGGGCGCTCAGCCCCGCACAGGACTTCAAACGCGCCTACGACGGCGACGCGGGTCCGAACACGGGTGGGATGGGCGCCTACTCGCCGCTGCCATGGCTGAGCGACGATTTCGGCAGCGAAGAGGCGTTCGTCGCCGAGGTGACCCGGACGGTCGCCGAACCGGTCATCCGCACGCTGGATGCCGAGGGCACCCCCTTCATCGGTCTGCTCTACGCGGGCCTCATCCTGACTGCCGACGGCATCAAGGTCATCGAGTTCAACGCCCGCTTCGGCGACCCCGAGACGCAGGTCGTGCTCGCGCGTCTGACGAGCCCGCTGTCGCGGCTGCTCATGTCCGCGGCATCCGGAACCCTCGAGGACGAGCCGGCACCGACGTTCGCCGACACGGCCGCGATCACGGTCGTGCTCGCCAGCGAGGGCTACCCCGAGGCGCCGCGGACGGGGCGTGCCATCACGGGACTGGAGGCCGCGGCATCCGTCCCGGGAGTGCACCTCGCCCACGCCGCGACGGCGGTGAGCGGCGACGAGCTGGTGGCGACGGGGGGACGCGTGCTCAATGTCGTGGCGACCGGTTCCTCGTTCGGCGCCGCGCGCGACCAGGCGTATGCCGCTCTCGAACGGATCGCCCTGGAGGGCTCGCACTACCGACGCGACATCGCCGCCCGGGTGGCGCTCGACTGA
- a CDS encoding acyl-CoA synthetase codes for MSDDAPAPSRTHGAGATRTFDVRHVQLGRALLAALAAVMVTFSPDHSASVGLAVFSGWAIATALVLLIGAWLAFPRERRSVPILLGVLTLLAGMATGIPGLRSTALFFVVVIAWALIAGVAELVGGVRLRRGAASLDGVLRSERRDEGRDGVLAGALTIALGIGLLLVNPAYSLEYFISEAGRSFTLTGITIGVGLFGGYAAIIAVFLGIAGFSPRRSAAEDGTRSGGSA; via the coding sequence GTGTCCGACGACGCCCCCGCTCCCAGCCGTACCCACGGTGCCGGAGCGACCCGCACCTTCGACGTGCGTCATGTGCAGCTCGGTCGCGCCCTGCTCGCCGCTCTCGCCGCCGTGATGGTGACCTTCTCGCCCGACCACTCGGCATCCGTCGGTCTCGCCGTCTTCAGCGGCTGGGCGATCGCCACCGCGCTCGTGCTCCTGATCGGCGCCTGGCTCGCCTTCCCGCGCGAGCGCCGTTCCGTTCCGATCCTGCTCGGAGTGCTGACTCTGCTCGCGGGAATGGCCACCGGCATCCCGGGGCTGCGTTCGACGGCCCTGTTCTTCGTCGTCGTCATCGCGTGGGCGCTCATCGCGGGTGTCGCCGAGCTCGTCGGGGGCGTTCGACTGCGCCGCGGCGCTGCGTCACTGGACGGCGTCCTGCGCAGCGAGCGCAGGGACGAGGGGCGCGACGGCGTGCTCGCGGGCGCGCTCACCATCGCCCTCGGTATCGGTCTGCTCCTGGTGAACCCCGCATACAGCCTGGAGTACTTCATCTCCGAGGCCGGGCGTTCCTTCACCCTCACCGGCATCACCATCGGTGTCGGCCTCTTCGGCGGCTACGCCGCCATCATCGCCGTCTTCCTCGGCATCGCCGGCTTCTCGCCGCGACGCTCCGCTGCCGAGGACGGCACCCGTTCAGGAGGATCCGCATGA
- a CDS encoding helix-turn-helix transcriptional regulator gives MRRVRDMMDRDFAQPLDLPTLARAVHVSPGHLSRQFRRAYGETPYSYLMTRRVERAMTLLRTTQLAVTDIALAVGCPSLGTFTTRFTELVGVSPGRYRTRGAPFRVGMLPCIARRLTRPVRNREALPRETGLS, from the coding sequence ATGCGACGCGTGCGCGACATGATGGACCGCGATTTCGCCCAGCCCCTCGACCTGCCCACCCTTGCGCGGGCCGTGCACGTCTCGCCGGGTCACCTGTCGCGACAGTTCCGGCGGGCCTACGGCGAAACGCCCTACTCGTACCTGATGACGCGTCGTGTCGAACGCGCCATGACCCTCCTGCGGACGACGCAGCTCGCCGTCACCGACATCGCGCTCGCCGTCGGCTGCCCGTCTCTGGGTACCTTCACCACACGCTTCACCGAGCTGGTGGGCGTGTCTCCGGGACGCTATCGCACCCGCGGCGCGCCCTTCCGCGTCGGTATGCTCCCCTGCATCGCCCGTCGGCTGACCCGACCGGTCAGGAATCGAGAAGCGCTCCCGCGCGAGACCGGCCTATCGTGA
- the purB gene encoding adenylosuccinate lyase, which translates to MTTANTLAHQPLSPLDGRYRGAVADLSAYLSEAGLNRARVEVEVEWIITLTDRGLFGSTALTDEQKDALRELYLAFGSTEIEWLASTESVTRHDVKAVEYLVRDRLRTLGLDAVAELTHFACTSEDINSASYALTVKRAVESVWLPKLRAVIDALSALAHQHRDAAMLSRTHGQPATPSTMGKELAVFAWRLERVAAQIADGEYLAKFSGATGTWSAHLAAAPDVDWPELSRAFIEGLGIDFNVLTTQIESHDWQVELYDRVRHAGGILHNLATDIWTYIAMGFFAQIPVAGATGSSTMPHKINPIRFENAEANLEISGGLFTTLASTLVTSRMQRDLTDSTTQRNIGVAFGHSLLALDNLQRGLTEISLSRDVLLADLDANWEVLAEAIQTVVRAEIVAGRSQITDPYALLKELTRGRRVGGAELAEFVRGLDIGDDAKERLLALTPAGYTGLADELVDRV; encoded by the coding sequence GTGACCACCGCGAACACCCTCGCCCACCAGCCCCTCAGCCCCCTCGACGGCCGTTACCGCGGCGCCGTCGCCGACCTGTCGGCGTACCTGTCCGAGGCCGGGCTCAACCGCGCGCGCGTCGAGGTCGAGGTCGAGTGGATCATCACGCTCACCGACCGCGGCCTCTTCGGGTCGACGGCGCTCACCGACGAACAGAAGGACGCCCTGCGCGAGCTCTACCTGGCCTTCGGCTCGACGGAGATCGAGTGGCTCGCCTCCACCGAGTCGGTGACCCGTCACGACGTGAAGGCCGTCGAGTACCTCGTGCGCGACCGCCTGCGGACGCTGGGCCTGGACGCCGTCGCCGAGCTCACCCACTTCGCGTGCACCAGCGAGGACATCAACTCGGCCTCGTACGCGCTGACGGTCAAGCGCGCCGTCGAGAGCGTCTGGCTGCCGAAGCTGCGCGCCGTGATCGACGCCCTGTCGGCGCTCGCACACCAGCACCGGGATGCCGCGATGCTCTCGCGCACCCACGGCCAGCCCGCCACTCCGTCGACGATGGGCAAGGAGCTCGCCGTCTTCGCCTGGCGGCTCGAGCGCGTGGCCGCCCAGATCGCCGACGGCGAGTACCTGGCGAAGTTCTCCGGCGCCACCGGCACGTGGTCGGCCCATCTGGCCGCCGCGCCCGACGTCGACTGGCCCGAGCTCTCCCGCGCGTTCATCGAGGGCCTCGGCATCGACTTCAACGTGCTGACGACGCAGATCGAGTCGCACGACTGGCAGGTGGAGCTGTACGACCGCGTGCGGCACGCCGGCGGCATCCTGCACAACCTCGCGACCGACATCTGGACCTACATCGCGATGGGCTTCTTCGCCCAGATCCCGGTCGCCGGCGCCACCGGCTCGTCGACCATGCCGCACAAGATCAACCCGATCCGCTTCGAGAACGCCGAGGCGAACCTCGAGATCTCGGGAGGTCTGTTCACGACCCTCGCCTCGACCCTCGTCACGAGCCGCATGCAGCGCGACCTCACCGACTCCACGACGCAGCGCAACATCGGCGTCGCGTTCGGCCACTCGCTGCTCGCTCTCGACAACCTGCAGCGCGGGCTCACCGAGATCTCACTGTCGCGCGACGTGCTGCTGGCCGACCTCGACGCCAACTGGGAAGTGCTGGCCGAGGCGATCCAGACCGTGGTGCGCGCGGAGATCGTCGCGGGTCGGTCGCAGATCACCGACCCCTACGCGCTGCTGAAGGAACTCACGCGCGGGCGCCGCGTCGGCGGCGCCGAGCTGGCGGAGTTCGTGCGCGGCCTGGACATCGGCGACGACGCCAAGGAGCGCCTGCTGGCCCTCACCCCGGCCGGCTACACCGGCCTCGCGGACGAGCTCGTCGACCGGGTCTGA
- a CDS encoding Gfo/Idh/MocA family oxidoreductase yields the protein MIRLATIGTSTITEKFADAVAQTPGIRIDVVFSRDAARGRAFADRLGVDGVSTDLEALLASGEVDAVYVGSPNGAHAAQAEAAIAAGVHVFLEKPATPTADEFARLVEAARSRGVVVFEGMRNAYDPGMARLRTLLPQVGTVRLVSFGQSQRSARYDLVLAGETPNIFDPALAGGALFDLGVYPLSAAIELFGPPRAVVGATATIATGADGAGAAVLAYDGFVVQIGFSKIGASRRPNEIQGELGTIEIDEITAPRRITLDLFSGVHEEIEIDGPDNNMRFEVARFAQLVRAGADASADQQRSLEVLRAVEAIRADAETLRAGSGRAAR from the coding sequence GTGATCAGACTCGCCACGATCGGCACCAGCACCATCACCGAGAAGTTCGCGGATGCCGTCGCGCAGACGCCCGGCATCCGCATCGACGTGGTCTTCTCCCGCGACGCAGCGCGCGGACGCGCGTTCGCCGATCGACTCGGCGTCGACGGCGTCAGTACCGATCTCGAGGCGCTGCTGGCCTCCGGCGAGGTGGATGCCGTGTACGTCGGTTCGCCGAACGGCGCCCACGCCGCGCAGGCCGAAGCGGCCATCGCGGCGGGCGTGCACGTGTTCCTCGAGAAGCCGGCGACGCCGACGGCCGACGAGTTCGCGCGCCTCGTGGAGGCCGCCCGCTCGCGAGGTGTCGTCGTGTTCGAGGGCATGCGCAACGCCTACGACCCGGGCATGGCCCGCCTCCGTACCCTGCTGCCACAGGTGGGAACGGTGCGGCTCGTGTCGTTCGGGCAGAGCCAGCGCTCGGCGCGCTACGACCTCGTGCTGGCCGGCGAGACGCCGAACATCTTCGACCCGGCTCTGGCGGGCGGGGCCCTGTTCGATCTGGGCGTCTATCCGCTCAGCGCCGCCATCGAGCTGTTCGGCCCGCCGCGCGCGGTGGTCGGGGCGACGGCGACGATCGCGACCGGTGCCGACGGAGCGGGTGCGGCCGTGCTCGCCTATGACGGCTTCGTCGTGCAGATCGGCTTCTCCAAGATCGGCGCCTCGCGTCGGCCGAACGAGATCCAGGGCGAGCTCGGCACGATCGAGATCGACGAGATCACGGCGCCGCGCCGGATCACGCTCGACCTCTTCTCCGGTGTCCACGAGGAGATCGAGATCGACGGGCCCGACAACAACATGCGCTTCGAGGTGGCGCGCTTCGCGCAGCTCGTCCGCGCAGGCGCCGACGCGTCGGCCGACCAGCAGCGCAGCCTCGAGGTGCTGCGCGCGGTCGAGGCGATCCGTGCCGATGCCGAGACGCTGCGCGCCGGATCGGGACGCGCCGCGCGGTGA
- a CDS encoding low molecular weight protein-tyrosine-phosphatase translates to MAEIVFREIAERAGLGARVVSTSSGTGDWHVGERADSRTLEALARRGYDGARHRARQFTLDDFERNDLVVALDRSHERILASWARTTTDADKLALLLSFDPEAHGNLDVPDPYYAGPEMFDDVLGMIESASRALFRQLEPAIRPL, encoded by the coding sequence ATGGCCGAGATCGTCTTCCGCGAGATCGCCGAACGCGCCGGCCTCGGCGCACGCGTGGTGTCGACCAGCTCGGGGACGGGCGACTGGCACGTGGGCGAACGCGCCGACAGCCGTACCCTCGAGGCGCTCGCGCGGCGCGGCTACGACGGCGCGCGCCACCGCGCGCGCCAGTTCACCCTCGACGACTTCGAACGCAACGACCTCGTGGTCGCCCTCGACCGTTCGCACGAGCGCATCCTCGCCAGCTGGGCGCGCACGACGACGGATGCCGACAAGCTCGCGCTCCTGCTCTCGTTCGACCCCGAGGCCCACGGCAACCTCGACGTTCCCGACCCGTACTACGCCGGCCCGGAGATGTTCGACGACGTGCTCGGTATGATCGAGAGCGCGAGTCGGGCGCTCTTCCGGCAGCTCGAACCGGCCATCCGTCCGTTGTGA
- a CDS encoding NADP-dependent oxidoreductase: MKALVYSDFGGNDRFELTDREEPHVGPDTLVVRVVAAGINPVDYKIREGYLRGLIDTRLPVVPGWDVAGIVEKTGLDTPEFAVGDAVLAYARADIVENGSVAEFMPVPVRTATPKPEGLSFEDAAALPLAGLTALQTLERAGVGAGQTVLIHGAAGGVGSFGVQLARRLGARVVGTASERNHAYLRDLGAEPVVYGEGLVPAAREIAPEGFDVIIDFVGGSTLDSTPDLLADGGVVASIADARARTEFGGHYVWVRPNASQLGELAELVASGELRVEIAATYPLDEAAAAYAALEEGHTRGKIVVTV, translated from the coding sequence ATGAAGGCACTCGTCTATTCGGATTTCGGCGGCAACGACCGCTTCGAGCTCACCGACCGTGAGGAGCCCCACGTCGGCCCCGACACCCTGGTGGTGAGGGTCGTCGCGGCCGGGATCAACCCCGTCGACTACAAGATCCGCGAGGGCTACCTGCGCGGCCTCATCGACACCCGCCTTCCGGTCGTGCCCGGCTGGGACGTCGCCGGCATCGTCGAGAAGACGGGTCTGGACACCCCCGAGTTCGCCGTCGGTGACGCGGTGCTCGCCTACGCCCGCGCCGACATCGTCGAGAACGGCTCGGTCGCCGAGTTCATGCCGGTGCCGGTGCGCACCGCGACTCCGAAGCCCGAAGGTCTGTCGTTCGAGGATGCCGCCGCGCTGCCGCTGGCCGGGCTGACGGCGCTGCAGACGCTGGAGCGCGCCGGTGTCGGCGCGGGTCAGACCGTGCTGATCCACGGCGCCGCCGGTGGGGTGGGCTCGTTCGGCGTGCAACTCGCACGCCGGCTCGGGGCTCGTGTCGTCGGCACGGCGTCGGAGCGCAACCACGCGTACCTCCGCGATCTGGGCGCCGAGCCCGTCGTCTACGGCGAGGGCCTCGTCCCCGCTGCCCGCGAGATCGCCCCCGAGGGGTTCGATGTCATCATCGACTTCGTCGGCGGCTCGACGCTCGACTCGACGCCCGATCTGCTCGCCGACGGCGGCGTCGTCGCCTCGATCGCCGATGCCCGCGCACGCACCGAGTTCGGCGGCCACTACGTGTGGGTCCGCCCGAACGCGTCGCAGCTGGGCGAGCTGGCTGAACTCGTCGCGTCGGGTGAGCTGCGCGTCGAGATCGCCGCGACCTATCCGCTCGACGAGGCCGCCGCCGCGTACGCCGCTCTCGAAGAGGGCCACACTCGCGGCAAGATCGTCGTCACCGTCTGA
- a CDS encoding phosphoribosylaminoimidazolesuccinocarboxamide synthase, which produces MTDASSPSAAPADLPGWTHVYSGKVRDLYRPASDSPAPAERMLVVASDRVSAFDHVLSPGIPGKGELLTTLSLWWFDQLSGADGGRRIPNHLAATHALPSGSDDAVDLVPDAVTGRAMIVRTLDMLPIECVVRGYLTGSGWKEYVAAGTVCGIPLPSGLQDGDRLPEPLFTPAYKAPMGEHDENISFARTEELVGAERAAALRDLSLEIYRRAAATAEAKGLILADTKFEFGVDADGVLTLADEVLTSDSSRYWDAAAWAQGTSAAERMASFDKQIVRDWLAAAWDGQGTPPELPAEIVERTAAKYRELLEMLTD; this is translated from the coding sequence GTGACCGACGCCTCCTCGCCCTCCGCCGCGCCCGCCGATCTGCCCGGCTGGACCCACGTCTACTCGGGCAAGGTCCGCGACCTCTACCGCCCCGCGTCGGACAGCCCCGCACCGGCCGAGCGCATGCTCGTCGTCGCCAGCGACCGGGTGAGCGCGTTCGATCACGTCCTGAGCCCCGGCATCCCGGGAAAGGGCGAGCTGCTCACCACCCTCAGCCTGTGGTGGTTCGACCAGCTCTCCGGCGCCGACGGCGGCCGCCGCATCCCGAACCACCTGGCCGCGACCCACGCGCTCCCCTCCGGATCGGACGACGCGGTTGATCTCGTCCCGGACGCCGTCACGGGTCGGGCGATGATCGTGCGCACCCTCGACATGCTCCCGATCGAGTGCGTCGTGCGCGGTTATCTGACCGGCTCGGGCTGGAAGGAGTACGTCGCCGCGGGGACGGTCTGCGGCATCCCGCTGCCGTCCGGCCTGCAGGACGGCGATCGCCTCCCCGAGCCCCTGTTCACCCCGGCGTACAAGGCGCCGATGGGAGAGCACGACGAGAACATCTCGTTCGCCCGCACCGAGGAACTGGTCGGGGCCGAACGCGCGGCCGCGCTGCGCGATCTCTCGCTGGAGATCTACCGCCGCGCCGCCGCGACCGCGGAAGCGAAGGGGCTCATCCTCGCGGACACGAAGTTCGAATTCGGCGTGGATGCCGACGGGGTGCTCACCCTGGCCGACGAGGTGCTCACGAGCGACTCGTCGCGCTACTGGGATGCCGCGGCGTGGGCGCAGGGCACGAGCGCGGCCGAGCGGATGGCCAGCTTCGACAAGCAGATCGTCCGCGATTGGCTCGCCGCCGCCTGGGACGGCCAGGGAACGCCGCCCGAGCTGCCGGCCGAGATCGTCGAGCGCACCGCGGCGAAGTACCGCGAGCTGCTCGAGATGCTCACCGACTGA
- a CDS encoding sterol carrier family protein, which translates to MARKISTADGRDALAAVAAATDADVTPPRTALATAVRYLLQLLAEKAPGNTVEVRVPPFGAVQVVEGPRHTRGTPPNVVETDATTWIALATGVESWAEARAAGRILASGTRADLAPLLPLRP; encoded by the coding sequence ATGGCCCGCAAGATCTCCACCGCCGACGGTCGTGACGCGCTCGCCGCTGTCGCCGCGGCGACGGATGCCGACGTGACACCCCCGCGCACGGCGCTGGCGACCGCCGTGCGCTACCTGCTCCAGCTGCTGGCAGAGAAGGCCCCCGGCAACACCGTCGAGGTGCGCGTGCCGCCGTTCGGCGCGGTGCAGGTGGTCGAGGGCCCGCGGCACACCCGCGGTACCCCGCCGAATGTCGTCGAGACAGACGCGACCACCTGGATCGCGCTCGCGACCGGTGTCGAGTCGTGGGCCGAGGCCCGGGCCGCCGGTCGCATTCTCGCGTCCGGAACCCGGGCCGACCTCGCGCCCCTTCTGCCGCTGCGGCCGTGA
- a CDS encoding phage holin family protein, protein MRFIVRVVVNAFAIWVVTLIPALRVGVTPFAPGETLQLVLTLLAVAAIFALVNTIIGTVIKIVAIPLYILTLGLISFVINGLLLWITAWVTSSWGWGLTVESFWLGVVAAILISLINWVFGILLRPQEKKRRS, encoded by the coding sequence ATGCGCTTCATCGTCCGCGTCGTCGTCAACGCCTTCGCCATCTGGGTCGTGACCCTCATCCCCGCCCTCCGGGTCGGGGTGACGCCGTTCGCGCCCGGTGAGACCCTGCAGCTCGTGCTGACCCTGCTCGCCGTCGCCGCGATCTTCGCGCTGGTCAACACGATCATCGGCACCGTGATCAAGATCGTCGCGATCCCGCTGTACATCCTGACGCTCGGGCTCATCTCGTTCGTCATCAACGGGCTGCTGCTGTGGATCACGGCATGGGTCACGAGTTCATGGGGCTGGGGCCTGACCGTCGAGAGCTTCTGGCTCGGCGTCGTTGCCGCGATTCTCATCTCGCTGATCAACTGGGTGTTCGGCATTCTGCTGCGCCCGCAGGAAAAGAAGCGCCGCAGCTGA
- a CDS encoding PadR family transcriptional regulator codes for MKSAVDRLTPLGVMVLALLREDDMHPYEMIRLMRHRHDDRIVSVTNGTMYHTVARLEKSGLLAEVGVDRDGNRPERTTYTLTDAGHEVVQDWVRRELPLLDRPVEFRVALAEAHNLPREDVVALLSTRREHLARARDELADGIAHARESKTGPASVIEQYLIEIDRERALLAADHDWLADLLERLAHPDFVWGSHEKTDRYLAQREAARS; via the coding sequence GTGAAGAGCGCCGTGGACCGGCTCACACCGTTGGGAGTGATGGTGCTCGCGCTGCTGCGCGAGGACGACATGCACCCCTACGAGATGATCCGGCTGATGCGGCACCGTCACGACGATCGCATCGTGTCGGTGACCAACGGCACGATGTACCACACCGTCGCACGTCTGGAGAAGTCCGGTCTGCTCGCCGAGGTCGGCGTCGATCGGGACGGCAACCGGCCGGAGCGCACCACGTACACCCTCACCGATGCCGGCCACGAGGTCGTCCAGGACTGGGTGCGCCGGGAGCTTCCGCTCCTGGACCGGCCCGTCGAGTTCCGCGTGGCGCTGGCCGAGGCGCACAATCTCCCCCGCGAGGACGTCGTGGCGTTGCTGTCGACCCGTCGGGAGCATCTCGCCCGTGCGCGCGACGAGCTCGCCGACGGCATCGCCCATGCGCGCGAGAGCAAGACCGGCCCGGCATCCGTCATCGAGCAGTACCTCATCGAGATCGATCGCGAGCGGGCCCTGCTCGCCGCCGACCACGACTGGCTCGCCGACCTGCTGGAACGGCTCGCCCACCCCGACTTCGTGTGGGGATCACACGAGAAAACCGATCGCTATCTGGCACAGAGAGAAGCTGCTCGCTCATGA
- a CDS encoding VOC family protein, with amino-acid sequence MSISIHSSFLPHIDAEASLAFYRDVLGFEVRLDVGYEHLRWITVGPAGQPDTAIVLHPVGVGRDISDDERRTLAELVAKGSYFGVNLASDDLDGDIARLAAAGADIVQYPTDQDYGLRDAAVRDPAGNLLRIQQSH; translated from the coding sequence ATGAGCATCAGCATCCACTCCTCCTTCCTGCCGCACATCGACGCCGAGGCGTCGCTCGCGTTCTACCGCGACGTGCTGGGATTCGAGGTGCGCCTGGATGTGGGCTACGAGCACCTGCGGTGGATCACGGTCGGCCCCGCCGGCCAGCCCGACACCGCGATCGTGCTGCACCCGGTCGGTGTGGGACGCGACATCAGCGACGACGAACGGCGGACGCTCGCCGAGCTCGTCGCGAAGGGCAGCTACTTCGGGGTCAACCTGGCTTCCGACGACCTCGACGGCGACATCGCCCGCCTGGCGGCGGCGGGCGCCGACATCGTGCAGTACCCGACCGATCAGGACTACGGGCTGCGGGATGCCGCGGTGCGCGATCCCGCCGGCAACCTCCTGCGCATCCAGCAGTCCCACTGA